A part of Thermotoga petrophila RKU-1 genomic DNA contains:
- the flgF gene encoding flagellar basal-body rod protein FlgF codes for MTRGIYNAAMGMLVDMAKLDRIANDLANVDTAGYKQDREAFRAYLRREVFRQEPDPVESRTKKVPIGPLEYATVLDEVRTDLSQGPVEKTDVPYHLAINGEGFFRIEFNGGEYYTRNGEFTVNSEGYIVTNYGGYLLDENGERVRFFDDFTVDEEGYVRDAYGNIVTRIGVYNLENPEKFGNTLFTGENPSPSENFRIMQGYVEKSNVDALKAMVDMISAMRHYELSQRAVTVNDELNGKLINSLASLK; via the coding sequence ATGACGAGGGGCATATACAACGCCGCGATGGGAATGCTTGTAGATATGGCCAAACTCGATAGAATCGCCAACGATCTGGCAAACGTTGACACTGCAGGCTACAAACAGGACCGGGAAGCCTTCAGGGCCTACCTGAGACGAGAGGTGTTCAGGCAAGAACCAGATCCGGTGGAGAGCAGAACGAAAAAAGTGCCGATCGGTCCTCTGGAGTACGCTACCGTTCTCGACGAGGTCAGAACAGATCTCTCCCAGGGTCCCGTTGAGAAAACAGACGTTCCTTACCACCTCGCGATAAATGGAGAAGGATTCTTCAGAATAGAATTCAACGGAGGAGAGTACTACACAAGAAACGGGGAATTCACTGTGAACAGCGAGGGATACATCGTTACGAATTACGGAGGCTATCTCCTCGATGAAAACGGTGAAAGAGTCAGATTCTTCGATGATTTCACCGTGGACGAAGAGGGCTACGTGAGAGACGCATATGGAAACATTGTCACCAGGATCGGTGTGTACAATCTGGAAAACCCAGAAAAATTTGGAAACACACTCTTCACAGGCGAGAATCCATCACCTTCGGAGAACTTTAGGATTATGCAGGGATACGTAGAAAAATCAAATGTGGATGCCCTGAAAGCCATGGTGGATATGATCTCAGCGATGAGACACTACGAGTTATCGCAGAGAGCAGTGACAGTGAACGACGAACTAAACGGAAAGCTGATCAATTCACTCGCCAGTCTGAAATGA
- the flgG gene encoding flagellar basal-body rod protein FlgG codes for MMISLYSAATGMSAQQFKLDTIANNLANVDTTGYKKVRAEFQDLLYQYVKNAGTPTAATSSLPTGLYVGHGVRTAATTRIFTLGNFEQTGNALDLAIAGDGFFQIQLQDGRIAYTRDGSFKMDSEGRIVTSNGLLLVPEITIPENAVSINVSPDGIVSAELQDGTIQELGTITLVRFVNPSGLKSIGDNLYIATPASGDPIEGVPGQDGFGAIKQGFLEKSNVDVVREMVDMITAQRAYEFNSRVIQTADEMLRTATNVKR; via the coding sequence ATGATGATATCGCTTTACTCTGCGGCAACGGGGATGTCAGCACAGCAGTTCAAACTCGATACCATAGCGAACAACCTCGCCAATGTGGACACAACAGGCTACAAAAAAGTGAGGGCAGAGTTCCAGGACCTTCTCTATCAGTACGTGAAGAACGCTGGAACTCCAACCGCCGCGACGTCATCTCTTCCAACAGGACTCTACGTGGGTCACGGGGTGAGAACGGCAGCGACGACGCGCATTTTCACCTTGGGTAATTTCGAGCAAACGGGAAACGCGCTTGATCTTGCGATAGCCGGAGACGGATTTTTCCAGATCCAGCTTCAGGACGGTAGAATCGCTTATACAAGAGACGGAAGCTTCAAGATGGACAGTGAAGGAAGAATAGTCACTTCCAACGGACTTCTTCTGGTACCGGAAATCACCATACCTGAAAACGCCGTCTCGATAAACGTTTCTCCCGATGGAATCGTCTCCGCCGAACTCCAGGATGGTACGATACAGGAACTTGGAACGATCACCCTTGTGAGATTCGTGAACCCATCTGGTTTGAAATCCATAGGAGACAACCTCTATATCGCAACTCCAGCCTCTGGAGACCCCATCGAGGGTGTTCCAGGACAGGACGGCTTCGGTGCTATAAAGCAGGGCTTTCTGGAGAAGTCCAACGTTGATGTGGTGCGGGAAATGGTGGACATGATCACAGCACAGAGGGCCTACGAATTCAATTCTCGAGTTATCCAGACAGCCGATGAGATGCTCAGAACAGCCACGAATGTGAAGAGATGA
- the flgA gene encoding flagellar basal body P-ring formation chaperone FlgA, with protein MRILPVLIVLISSFLFSETLTLKETLLASPGVLFLDDITIEKVESEKNLMILLPGLEYLVTRDLLRTKFPEYDFTGPESVRITVEGSSSLKNTVFEEIGKKAGTEDFEAFVVKTFGTLPEKFEPQTIRVTKISKNLFSVFLRFPETYVTLNMLLRKERNVVVLKRNINVGDVIKEEDVRLEKKNVFEIYGEPFFDVSEVVGKISRRYLKEGTVLTADMVKDPPDVVKGQVVPAYVDMGSIKVTTFVEVLENGYLGETVRAMNVESRKYVFGRVERGPVLRILEVVE; from the coding sequence ATGAGGATTCTCCCGGTTTTGATAGTGCTCATCTCCTCCTTCCTCTTTTCTGAAACTCTGACGTTGAAGGAAACGCTCCTGGCTTCGCCAGGAGTTCTTTTCTTAGATGACATCACGATCGAAAAAGTAGAATCTGAAAAGAATCTGATGATTCTCCTGCCCGGGCTCGAATATCTCGTGACCAGAGATCTCCTCAGAACAAAATTTCCAGAGTACGATTTCACAGGTCCAGAAAGCGTGAGAATAACTGTGGAAGGATCCAGCAGTCTCAAAAACACTGTTTTCGAAGAGATAGGAAAGAAAGCGGGAACAGAAGACTTCGAAGCCTTCGTGGTGAAGACCTTTGGAACTCTGCCGGAGAAATTTGAACCTCAAACGATCAGAGTAACGAAAATCTCGAAAAATCTCTTCAGCGTCTTTCTGAGGTTTCCGGAAACATACGTGACCCTCAACATGTTGCTACGCAAAGAAAGGAATGTGGTGGTTCTGAAGAGAAATATAAATGTGGGCGATGTGATAAAGGAAGAAGACGTGAGACTGGAAAAGAAAAACGTGTTCGAGATCTATGGAGAGCCGTTCTTCGACGTTTCAGAGGTGGTCGGAAAGATATCCAGAAGATACCTGAAAGAGGGAACCGTTCTGACTGCGGACATGGTGAAAGATCCCCCCGACGTGGTGAAAGGCCAGGTGGTTCCAGCTTACGTGGACATGGGCAGCATAAAGGTAACAACGTTCGTTGAGGTTTTGGAAAACGGCTATCTCGGTGAAACGGTGAGGGCGATGAACGTAGAGAGCAGAAAATACGTCTTTGGAAGAGTTGAGAGAGGACCTGTATTGAGAATTCTGGAGGTGGTAGAGTGA